The Arctopsyche grandis isolate Sample6627 chromosome 12, ASM5162203v2, whole genome shotgun sequence genome includes the window cctcccgtattctgcgcgcgcacattaatacgggaggaaaagcctgttcctcttgttcctgttgtatcctgctcgcgcaaattaaatgagtatgtaccgtttaccatgcacccttttttttttgatctttcgacttaagatctttcgattttcgatctttgccttccaatatttgcgttttctgtaatttaacattccggctcgtcacggagaccgataaattgtatacaaaattgaatacagcaaTCATCACAgctttaaaaatactggtttgATAATTTACAAGAAGCTGTATTCCAATTGTGAATTTATATGATTGATAGAAAGGTTTAggaattatgtttaatttacagaaCCTATAATTTTTACTGAGAACACATTGcgaaaaatacgcagactcTCATAGACAGTTTTCGGAATATTCGGTCTATAATGAGTTAATATCACTCTTTAAAATTTGATCCCAATTAATGAGATGGATGTAGTTCTGTAAAAAGGATTTAACATGCATGATTGTAAcaaatttcttcatataaaatatatgtttctttttgaattgtacaaaaaaaaactgtaatgaTAATTTGCCTTGGTCAAAATATTCTAGATCCTTTTTATAGAATTACATCTATAaagtttttaatcaatttatcaatttacatatattttatatcccaatatatatatattttttttaaataattggaaGAAATAGCaaaaaatgacaatttaaaattattattgtttccGTATTTTTTCAGGCAGTGAGGATTTTCActaattgttgaattttttttgttttgccgACTGCTTCTATAGCAATAGTTTGGATCATCGTTTTTCTTCATCAGCTTACGACTATCTCTCTGTAAGTATATTTATGTTCTCATTTAAAATTCGTAAATcgtttttgatatacatacaatatgtatcaaTTCAACGCGAATTATAAACAATGTACTTGTTGAAAATCTGCTGCAGCAACACCgcaataattataatttcaaccgGCGTGGGAGTGCACCGAGCGGTAAATTTTATACCATGTCTGGACCGGACAATTTTTATGGGAGCACCAGCGGGATGGCGGGGGGCTCCTTTGACGGGGGCGACACGTCCAATATGGACAACGGCCCACGCGCTAATCTTATAGTTAATTATTTACCGCAAACTATGACTGAAAAAGATCTTTATTCTCTCTTTGCTCCGTTTGGACTTTTGGAAAGCTGTAGAGTAATGAGAGATTATAAGGTTGGTtgatctttttgtttttttaatacacaggATACAAATactaaaggttgtggctatttgaaAGTAccatatctgcaaattattggctatttgcaggtactatatctgcgacaggcgcaaagccttctgcgcatgcgcgtgaactgtcactgtcagcgtgtttactgttaaaattttgttttaaacctcctaaaatttagttcgaactcgtaaagtgatgtagagtaaaaaatataatccaaattagttattattattaattgttagaaaattattatcatatacaacgtataatacctatgtatatacaagtacAGGCCGCGAACTagttaaatgatataaatctattataataacgtgcgaaattcatttgcctcatgtataatgaacgattgattaaacaagtctagcatatattaaatgtaattataatcggattataagttcaaggctttgcgcctgtcgtcgatgtagtacctgcaaatagccaataattcgcagatatagtacctgcaaatagccacaaccaatacTAAATGGTATACATctttaaatgtattgcaatgATTTTAGTCTGGGTACAGTTACGGATTcggatttgtcaaatatcaCAGAGAAGAGGACGCGTTGGCTGCCATAGGCGGTCGTGATGGTTTTGCCATACAAAATAAAAGATTAAAGGTTTGTCGTTTGTATTATTGTCAGCATTCAATACATTCGCAATGGATATAATAACAATGCCTTTTATAATTTCAGGTATCGTTTGCTCGGCCGTCTAGTGACGCCATCAAAGGCACTAATTTATACGTATCGAATCTTCCACACGAAATTACTGACTATCAATTAGAGGTAATATTTGGAAAGTACGGTCGTATAGTTCAAAAAAACATATTACGTGATAAAATGGGCATTTGTCGAGGAGTTGCATTTGTGAGGTTAGCAGTGGTGTAAGAGTTGGTACATACGCATGGATAGAAGTGTGCATGGAATTAAACAAAGTAAAAATTTCAGATTTGATAGAAGAGAAGAAGCTCAAGAGGCTATTAGTGCGCTTAATAACGTTATTCCCGAAGGTGGTAAAAAACCGCTAAGCGTTAAAGTAGCAGAAGAGCACGGAAAATTAAAAGCTGCCTTATTTACAGGCtggaattcaaatatgaatcaaaatcgaggttagcctattttttttaatactattcttAAAGGTTGATGCACCTTTTGTAGAGTTTTAAATAAACATGTGATAATCTGtgccaaatttaatttaaaaaaataaggttagaacatatatatacatttttattgggtgaccgtcaccgcaccgaatgttaaaaagtcgaaaatgattgtttaccatgcatacatatgtatgaaaaacggttagtatgtatatcagtggcgttcGTTAAAAGTCTCTCTCCTCCCGtagtacatcctcacttaatttgcgcgagcaggataaaacaggaacaagaggaacaggtttttcctcccgtatcctgcgcgcgcactttaaacaaggctgtatgacaaaaagagagataatttcaccgcatgccactcatatatattatatatatacatagtaccgtttaccatgtaccctttttttttatctttcgacttaagatctttcaatttttgatctttgccttccgatgtttgcgttttcgggcttttcactttcggtcccgtgaggtagacccatttttaTTGTATGTTCAAAGTCATTAATGTAGaagcataaaaatatttatgtatttattttgtgcgATTttgtattctatttttttttttattatatatatatacggtaGTGTGCAGTGTGTAGCAGCTGTTGATTAATTGTATCTCCTTTCTCTTTTATAAATGCTCGCATTTCGATTGGATTAAACGGTGGTGATTTGGATGAATGTAATTAGGTGGTCATTACACCCCGCACTATCACATGGGCTTCAGCCACGAGAACATGTCTACGGTGGGAGTCGGAAACAACTATTATTCGTTACCTGGAAGCACTAGCCGTTATTACCGCCGCGCTCCCTTATATCAACACTTCTGATCGCGGTATACATTCAATAGAGGTCGGCCTATACTCACTGGAAAGTGTCTTAATTATTTAGTATAATAGATTTTAGGTccaaatttgaagaaaaatatttgtcttacatatattattattacattagttatttatacacatCACATAaacacacccccccccccccacacacacacaaacacacacacagacatatttaaatatttatatacatatgcagtgaGAAGATTAAATGGAGTCATCACAAAAGTCTTATAaactgtattatatatatatattatatataattttttggtcTTTCACTAAACTTCTTTTATGCttcgattttttaaattctatattgtatgtatgtatattaataaatacacatgttgaagtattattatacataataagtaTTTAACTAAATTGGCTCTCGATTTTGCTGCTTAtcattgcatacatatataaatatacaattaataaaaatacattatcaaTTTAAGGCGTGTCCGAATATAAACTACgagcatatgtattattatcttAAAAGACATTGTTATGCGTaactcattatataaaatgaaaaatgcccatttgtacatatatgtaatatgtaataaataagaggtatatttttttttttttgagatttgaAGGAAAGTTGTGAGATTTTGAATGACTCGTCATCGATATAAATTTGATGAGCGGTTAaaatcacacatttttctgtttttttattatatttttgacgacacatacataaaaatatataatacatacatacacacacacacacacagacaaacATTCACAGACATATTATTGTACGTATATTATAAAGTGCTCTATTTATTTGTtacaaataatgaataaattgcCTAtgacaaattaacataatattaaaactaaacttatgtacaaacttagagaatttcaaaaagtaaatattatttaacaaataaaaGCAATATGCGTTATAATATAGTAATTattacactacatatgtataactatcGACACTTCTACGCATTCATTATAAAGCATGCGTACAATCGTATAATATTAATCATTGTTTCGATTCAAGAAGTGGTGCTTACATATTTTTACGATACATAAGTCATTTATATAATGGATAAGTACTGTAAATTtacattggttttttttttttattattattatttgttatttaacgtttatattatatttaaacataatgTTTGATGAGGATGAAAGCTGTCGATCGTTCGATCGATTCTCGCATGTTTGCCCAATTACTAATATGAAAGCTTTTTTCTAGTGTAACGATTATTTTGTATTGTCTTTTGAAATTTGCACTTTGTTTTCAATACTTAATTGCTACAATATATGAGATTCATTGGCGTGTCGACTTTCAGTTGAACATTTGAATctcaattattttaagaaattaaaCATAGCTTATTGTTAAATTTTCATCTTACTAACTTGttgctatttttaaattgaagagACTTTATCGCTGAGGGAATCAGGTCTAATTGTGCAATTATCGAAATAGTTGTTGACGACTTGGGTGAAAATGTTTTAAGGTTCCTACGGAATTAAAATGTTAGGAATCTTTATTTACGATTTATTAATAATAGAGTGTGTTGATATTAGAAATCATTGTAGTGTTTGCGAAGATATTGACTACAACATgttatgtaaatacaattttttttctgttaacGAAAGATGTTTCGAGTTGAGAACATTCTTGCAGTATTATGGTTACCCCAAGAGAAATTTTCTCAtcgatgaaattaattttaatcacaTATTTTACTATGATATTTATATACTGTTCTTTGGTATCGAAACGATGcacattgatttattatttccttgCACTTAAATAGGTTTTTCAATTGTAATCTCTACTTTTACTCTGCGGATAACgatcgtaattacgaatttaaaatcttattatttatCATTTGCAAAAAAGTTATAAATGTAAATGTCGATTATTTAACTtacgtttatttaaaattatttttttcaatcgtaATTATTGTAATACTCATTTAGTAATaagagtatataaaaaaaaattgatttagcCAAGTCTGGTCTTCCAATTTATCGATTAGAATTGATAATATAATGATCAAGTAGACATCATCTGAATCGTTcagactataatataatatgatttgaggaatacataatatgtatatgtatcaatgtgtgatgtacatatatgaaaatgtgtaacgaaatgtatttataaatcatcaaatcaatcaattttttttttttgatctgttaaaatcaaaatatgtatgtgtgtatttaatgttttgtttatcattttatattaacatGTAAACAAGTTTCAGTTTAAGGCAtacttaaatttattgaatagaatactactttttttattttatgttatctATAGTTTTAAGATTTTTGTCAAGTCCATACTGCAGTTTCCAAAGAATAAAAATTGTGCTTTTGTCGagagatatttgaaattatgttgatttttttttaccgtTTATCATTCACAAATACTTGACAGCTTTATTGGGACTACCGGTTGTGAGAGTAGTCAAATATATGGcttaaaatttttgcattttaaagGTAACTAGTCTTGAAAcgatattgttttaattatattatatctttgattatttaatttaaatgttgctgctcattcaatatatatatatatatatatatatatatatatatatatatatatatatatatatatatatatatatatatatatatatctattatattatgatacatacattgcatattgttatattaaaaaagtaatgatgaaagtgaaaataaataaataaataaagttaataTTCCAATAAGGTGTCCTTAAAGTGTGTCAAAGTGTGTTTATTAATTTCGAGTATGTGCATAATTGAGAATGTAACGTAACTATTAGTATAGAAATTGAGtatgagtgtatatttttgcggcTTGCAGTCTCATATTAGGATTTAAGTACTGGATCAAGTTTTGTTGTGTTGGATTTCTGCTACGGATTTGATTTATTTAGCAGTTCCTTTGAAAACATGGCTGTGATTCTTTCAaataggataagatttttttcattacttgcGTTTACTATTTCAACAAGCATCGAATAAATGAGTAATTTTTTAGTGTAGTCATTGTATTTATTGCCTATATAAAACTGCAAGCCTTGAAAAATTaccaatttcaataaaaaaaaagtatttagccTTGAAAACGTATTCAAATAGAATGTTaatgttgttattaatattttttttaacgataaatctaaatatctatgcataaataaatgtatatggtTTTCCAAGTATTGAATAAACAATATACGGAACAATATGAAAAAtgtgtgcaatttttatttatcattctcGGCCAGGTGATATTgatctttaaattttttactatagGTGATCAATTTTTTGGAAACCTCGGTTTCTGCTCTTGCTCCTTACCCCGAAACGATTGTGTTCACCAACGAAACTTTCATCTAATGACAGGCTGTAACTCTAATTATGTCTGCCCCGACAGGAGGTTCTACGATACGAAAAGATCCCATCCAATTGGTAATTTGACTTTGACTTTCGAATACTGAATACCCTGCGGTTGCAGATGTTCTATCATTATCAAGTTAATTCGTTTTTACACCAGGTGACTGGGGTTTTGGCAATCCTGGCGTTCATCCTGCGTCACACGATCACCCGTATGGCGGAGATTACGAACAACCATACGATTATAACGTGTCGAATAACGGTCAGTCAAGAAATTTCAACTCGAAATCACGACCAGGCAATCGGAATGGCGTTCCGTTGAATATCAATGATAAATACAATAAGAAAAATCAATACCCTTATAGTCGTaacaatttcaaaaacacataaCCGTCTATGTGTGTCAAtatgtttcttttttattatttggcaATCTCTTTTTtgccattaattttatttttattttattttgttctactattttttttgtgatgaaTAAAGAGTGTGCAAAATTTTAACGTTTAATTCCATAACCCGAAAATAtgcacaatttaattttaattaacaaataaatacatgtatggaATTtggaaataattcatttttcattctTATGTATTAAAAGGAATACTTCAACTACGACTTTGcagataaatatttatgtacgtacacattTCCATTGAAATGTGATACAAAGAAAATCAAGTTCACAAAAACacgtttatattcatttatgcaTTGCATTATTGCGTAAGCGTATTTTCCAACTAGTTCTCAATGTGCTTAGTGTGAATGAGGAGCGGGGATTtaccattttatattattgattaGTTATCGTCACGAATCAATATGAACTTTGTGGCAccaattttttaattagtaaatataaaaaatgaatttcaaaattaatatacatggTATTTCAATGCGAATCTGATGCTTGCAATTTAATGGTAAAATTAGAACGATGCagcttaaaatttttttatattgatgatGAAAACTAGCATAAATGTGTGAAGAATGTAATCAAGTCTTGCATTTTTTGGTATTAGTGCAATTGAATGTAGTGTTTGCCAATAGACTTGCATTGCATGTCTGTTGTGGTCAACAGAATGCATTCAGTCATAGCTCGATGCACTAATGACGATGTTATCACTTGATTGACCTTTGGGATTTACTTCAGTGCTATGTCTTATGAAGTACACATTCGTGGTCATTTAATCGTCACGCAGCACAACAGAACTGTAGTCCTCTTTTTGACATAGTAAGTATTGGttattatttctttcaaattataaaaacttatcTTAAATGTTTCTGTGAATGTATTTCGAGTTGTATACGTCATTGAAATTAATACAATGCATGTTCAATTAGTATTTGAGCCAGTTTACccaaagtaaattattcaatacCGATTtctaatatgcatacatatgtatgcatagatATAGAATCTAACGCTCGAAACTTTGCATCAATTTTGAAAAGTGCACACAATAAAAAAGTGCATTCTCAGTAGCTGGCTTGCTTATAAGTAAGAAGATCGATTGACATTGTTGGTTTCCTTCCATTTTATTttgtctatgtacgtagtaagtaacaatagatgaagttttgtgatcatgcgaaaattcgaactcaagattttgactggtttgaactcagaatcgatcactgatcacgttttcatgatctagaaaaaatgtgtgtgtgtgtattttggggattttttgaacaccgttagtcctatcgaactgaaacttagtatcggttactgaaattcttatcgatacgacgtaaatttgttttaaattgtgaagttgaccggaaattgtACCTCCCCTTTTataagtgtcctcttttttaagttttctaattcaattatctcccaaaccgttaCCGAACCAGActgaaaattttttacatgaaatagaaattataatttttataccccaatatgtttgaatatttttatctgaaccggaagtagtacttttattccAGAGAATCGATTtgctttatgttttttttagattgcttttggtttattgaactaaaatttcatatctagaagtttaagcttaataccaagttatgtataaaatttggtaagcatccatcaaccggaagtggcagtttactcttggttgatttttttcgaccccttaaacatgtgtgctcttcacgaaaaaattcaagtgtaattcttgtatcaatgtgattaaaataaaaaaaaatcactaaatttaataaaccggaagtgagagaaaagtaaaaaatgttgtggtcatgattctttccacacccttGAACGtaccaagctgaaaatttatatttgtgttctttatgtactatcatagagctgataaggttttggtctgaattcttaaaccggaagtagcatttttttcaaaaacaatacttcattattttattttgaccttttatattatttttattttcttgatatttaatgtgtatgataattatagtgatattaagtaataaaaaaaatcgaacaaaatccgGCAACTGGAagaagaacttttgttttgtgtaagtttccctacatttgcgctcaatttgtatcgaaaaagctctcataagggccgggccgcaccgtgcaactttgtcggccgagttgttgcgcgacacgaaaaaatgtatggaaatgtgtgcgacaaacaagttgacgagtgtgggATGTCCCATCTACCTCCATGCAttgccctcaaccaagttgttcgcgagttgagcggtgtgGCCCGGCCCTAACTgttatgtgtgaacgtgtatgtatatcgaattttgttttgtgaccttcttatattcctcaaatacatatataaaatcatgggttggtcacattcgaatttTTCACAAGGCTTTTATGGTTTTTCATCCTTTCCCCCGCACCTCTCCATTGTTTCGACTGCTTTCTCCAGGTGAATTTGTTTGCAATGCCTCATCtatgttattctatatctatgtatgtatgtaatttattcaaCACGAATTCTTAAGTaaactataattttttaaaatttttcttcgaaattaactcgtttgtttattaaaatgcattttatttcttgtttagaaattatttaaaaatattttgaaatttaaaatacagaAATCACATACCAATACAAATTACAACTAAAAATTAGTATTCGCATGAGTTGCGGATAAAACTACGATTGTTACCATTTAATAAGTGCGTACATTAATGCATTGGTTGTTGATGACGCACACATTATTTATAATTGAGAAGTAAATGTGCAAATAAGAATTGATAATTCTTATGGAAATGAGCACAGATCTGATAACAATCTTGCGACCACCTTGGCAAAAcgaaaattttgtaataattttatttaattgcatAGGAAATGTAGAGATTGTGTATATGCAATTGCGAAGAGGCTCCAAACCAGAGAGATGTagtaagaatagaggggcccttacgaataaataattgttgtcaattttttgcggtacgtctctataaatatgctacatcgcacagaatacaatcggatcaatttacttataaaaatgtatcccatgttgtttattgtgtgtttttgaatgtattgtggaATTTTTActgatgcttgcccatcttgcgagtaatataaacaaacagagaagtttttatcggacatacgtcgagcactgagcgtcaaatacgactgatgctaaaattatttagatctgtccgtggacagagtgtcacttgacaacaatataacacctaaagccacttctattaatattacatttctctgatatCCAaacgataatataatattttgactgtTTCAAATTTATGAGTTTTCTCTGTACGAATATAAGCAGTCTATTTAGTACTAACAGTGGCTAGTTGGAGGCAGAATTAAATAGTTCAAAACGATTAATAATCATAGTctcaattgattttttattaaaagttaatatttttatcgtttatttttgtgtgGACTCAAATGTCTTATATAATGACTACCCAATTTTATAATTacctttacatatttttttcagcgACAATGTTTAAAGGAatagtatttataattttatttataacatgcGTTGATAATCAATCCACCAGACATGAATCTCCATGTcctcaaatatttacatacgacACTTCATCGCCAGAGGTAGGGAAGTGGTATGGTA containing:
- the LOC143920241 gene encoding sex-lethal homolog — translated: MSGPDNFYGSTSGMAGGSFDGGDTSNMDNGPRANLIVNYLPQTMTEKDLYSLFAPFGLLESCRVMRDYKSGYSYGFGFVKYHREEDALAAIGGRDGFAIQNKRLKVSFARPSSDAIKGTNLYVSNLPHEITDYQLEVIFGKYGRIVQKNILRDKMGICRGVAFVRFDRREEAQEAISALNNVIPEGGKKPLSVKVAEEHGKLKAALFTGWNSNMNQNRGDQFFGNLGFCSCSLPRNDCVHQRNFHLMTGCNSNYVCPDRRFYDTKRSHPIGDWGFGNPGVHPASHDHPYGGDYEQPYDYNVSNNGQSRNFNSKSRPGNRNGVPLNINDKYNKKNQYPYSRNNFKNT